From the genome of Brassica oleracea var. oleracea cultivar TO1000 chromosome C4, BOL, whole genome shotgun sequence:
GTTTAGATCCGTGTGATTCTCGAGAAATTTTCGATCAGATCGAATCGTGAGTGATCTTCTCTTGCTTGCATATAAACTCCAGATCTTATTCGTTTCTGGCTTTGATTTTGAATCACGAATGTGGATCTTTGTTGCTATCGATCTATAGCAGTTTGTATGAATGTTGTTATGATGTTTTGATTCTACTATTACAGAGGGAGATTGATTTTGACTCTTTGAGTGTTGCTACGCGATCTTGATCTGTATCGAAATTGGTATGAATGTTGTTATGAAGTTTTGATTCGATTATGTACAGAGAGTGATTGAAAAAGATGGTGAAGATCTGTTGTATTGGAGCTGGATATGTTGGTGGTCCAACGATGGCTGTGATTGCACTCAAATGCCCACACGTTGAAGTAGCAGTCGTTGACATCTCTGTTCCACGTATCAACGCATGGAACAGTGACCAGCTTCCCATCTACGAGCCTGGCCTTGAAGACATCGTCAAGCAATGCAGAGGCAAGAACCTCTTCTTCAGCACCGACGTTGAGAAGCACGTCAGAGAAGCTGATATCGTCTTCGTCTCTGTCAACACACCCACGAAAACCACTGGTCTTGGAGCTGGCAAAGCCGCCGATCTCACTTACTGGGAGAGTGCTGCTCGTATGATTGCTGACGTGTCGGTTTCCGACAAGATCGTGGTTGAGAAATCAACTGTGCCCGTGAAAACAGCTGAAGCCATCGAGAAGATCTTGATGCATAACAGCAAAGGGATCAAGTTTCAGATCCTTTCGAATCCTGAGTTTCTCGCGGAAGGAACTGCGATCGCTGATCTTTTCAACCCTGACCGTGTTCTCATCGGAGGGCGAGAGACACTTGAAGGTTTCAAAGCTGTTCAGACGCTTAAGGAAGTGTATGCAAACTGGGTTCCTGAGGGCCAGATCATCACGACCAATCTCTGGTCCGCCGAGCTTTCAAAGCTAGCTGCAAACGCTTTCTTGGCTCAGAGGATTTCATCAGTCAACGCCATGTCGGCTCTGTGTGAATCCACCGGAGCTGATGTCACTCAAGTGGCCTACGCTGTCGGTACTGATTCAAGAATCGGTCCCAAGTTCTTGAACGCTAGTGTTGGATTCGGAGGCTCTTGTTTCCAGAAGGACATTCTGAATCTCGTCTACATCTGTCAGTGCAACGGACTTCCAGAAGTTGCTGAGTACTGGAAACAAGTGATCAAGATCAACGATTACCAGAAGAACCGGTTCGTGAACAGGATCGTCTCCTCTATGTTCAACACCGTCTCCAACAAGAAGGTTGCCATCCTCGGATTCGCGTTCAAGAAAGACACGGGTGACACGAGGGAGACACCAGCCATTGACGTGTGCAAAGGTTTGTTGGGAGACAAAGCGCAGATCAGCATCTATGATCCTCAAGTCACTGAAGAGCAGATTCAGAGAGACCTTTCGATGAAAAAGTTCGACTGGGACCATCCGCTACACTTGCAGCCGATGAGCCCGACCACGGTGAAACAAGTGAGTGTGAAGTGGGACGCGTATGAAGCTACTAAAGACGCGCATGCGGTTTGCGTTTTGACTGAGTGGGATGAGTTCAAGTCTTTGGACTACCAGAAGATCTTTGACAACATGCAGAAACCAGCTTTTATCTTCGATGGAAGAAACGTTCTGAATGTGGACAAGTTGAGAGAGATTGGTTTCATCGTTTACTCCATTGGTAAGCCACTTGATGCATGGGTTAAGGACATGCCTGCTTTTGTCTGAATGAGAAGAAGGTAATAATAATGATAATAATCTGGCTGATTCTTTGTTTCTTACTTTTTTATTGTTTGTGGTTTTGTTTCGTTTCTCGTTAATTGTGTGTTTCAAATTTTGTCTAAGAGACGACTTTGTACTCAATATTGTTGCATCGTTTTTGTTATTTCCTTAGAAATACAATAATGTTTACTTTCTTTAAAATCCAAATTACATCTTCTCTTTTAAAGTCTATTCAGATTCAGATCACATCTTATTGAAAACTGTAGCTTCCAATTTCTTGTAGTTTGAGTAATACATGGGTTTTGTTTTTAATTCACTAATGTTTATATTAATTTATGGGATCTCTTTCTGTCTCAATCTTTTAATTTGCATAAATTTATAGTTCAAAAGTTACTCCGACGACGATTTGCAATAAGCTGAAATTGATCACAACTGTTATTACTGAAACACGAACTCAGTTTTAGTTTAATAATTATTCAATTCCTTTTTAAAAAACGAAAATCACAGAAAAGAAATTTTAAAAGGAAAATTGATTTAGATTTTTAATCCCTCAGGAAGCAAATCAATCAAATTGTCCATTTCGTGTTTCTTGAGAGAGAAGCCAAGCTCCACACCACCAATCCCATCTCTACCGTCCGCCATAGATATCACTTCCCCTTGATCGATCGACACAATCGCAACCCTCTCCGGTTTACCCCACCCGAAATCTAACCCGTATACTCCAAATCGGGTCGACCCCGAAGCA
Proteins encoded in this window:
- the LOC106342405 gene encoding UDP-glucose 6-dehydrogenase 4 yields the protein MVKICCIGAGYVGGPTMAVIALKCPHVEVAVVDISVPRINAWNSDQLPIYEPGLEDIVKQCRGKNLFFSTDVEKHVREADIVFVSVNTPTKTTGLGAGKAADLTYWESAARMIADVSVSDKIVVEKSTVPVKTAEAIEKILMHNSKGIKFQILSNPEFLAEGTAIADLFNPDRVLIGGRETLEGFKAVQTLKEVYANWVPEGQIITTNLWSAELSKLAANAFLAQRISSVNAMSALCESTGADVTQVAYAVGTDSRIGPKFLNASVGFGGSCFQKDILNLVYICQCNGLPEVAEYWKQVIKINDYQKNRFVNRIVSSMFNTVSNKKVAILGFAFKKDTGDTRETPAIDVCKGLLGDKAQISIYDPQVTEEQIQRDLSMKKFDWDHPLHLQPMSPTTVKQVSVKWDAYEATKDAHAVCVLTEWDEFKSLDYQKIFDNMQKPAFIFDGRNVLNVDKLREIGFIVYSIGKPLDAWVKDMPAFV